In Xanthomonas sp. SI, the following are encoded in one genomic region:
- a CDS encoding efflux RND transporter periplasmic adaptor subunit: protein MSRFWKIALLIVAAVAVVLVGAHFLRSGHGHGRGGAGAGGDGDDSTSTPIPVTVVAASSQAVPIYATSTGTVTALATVTVNPQVSGQLMSLNFREGQEVKKGDVLAQIDPRSLQASYDEAAASKRQNQALLATARSTFQRSDSPAYRQYVAKTDLDTQRNQVAQYEAAVAANDASMRAAQVQLQYTRILAPIDGITGLRGVDVGNIVSTSSSIVTITQIHPIYVVFNLAERELQGLREAQAAGPLTVAALDRSDAHVIAGDGQVDVVDNQISSDTGTFKVRAVFPNPGNALWPGQFVNVRLTLRTLDNGVVVPTQAVQRGPDGDYVYVVQGDNTVKMQTVKQGAEVGDSQVQLAQGLKAGERVVTEGQFRLKPGSKVAPLKPGEAPPQPSEAELKAAESKQQRKDGGGGRRGGGPR from the coding sequence ATGTCGCGTTTCTGGAAGATTGCGCTGCTGATCGTCGCAGCGGTGGCCGTGGTGCTGGTGGGCGCGCACTTCCTGCGCAGCGGACACGGCCATGGCCGCGGCGGCGCGGGCGCGGGCGGCGATGGCGACGACAGCACGAGCACGCCGATTCCGGTGACGGTGGTCGCCGCCAGCAGCCAGGCGGTGCCGATCTACGCCACCTCCACCGGCACGGTGACTGCGTTGGCCACGGTCACGGTCAATCCGCAGGTGAGCGGCCAGCTGATGAGCCTGAACTTCCGCGAAGGCCAGGAAGTGAAGAAGGGCGACGTGCTGGCGCAGATCGACCCGCGCTCGCTGCAGGCCAGCTACGACGAGGCGGCGGCAAGCAAGCGCCAGAATCAGGCACTCCTGGCCACCGCCCGCTCCACTTTCCAGCGCTCTGATTCGCCGGCCTACCGCCAGTACGTGGCCAAGACCGACCTGGACACGCAGCGCAACCAGGTGGCGCAGTACGAGGCTGCGGTCGCCGCCAACGACGCGTCGATGCGCGCGGCGCAGGTGCAGCTGCAGTACACCCGCATCCTCGCCCCGATCGACGGCATCACCGGCCTGCGCGGCGTGGACGTGGGCAACATCGTCAGCACCAGCAGCAGCATCGTCACCATCACCCAGATCCATCCGATCTACGTGGTCTTCAACCTGGCCGAGCGCGAGCTGCAGGGCCTGCGCGAGGCGCAGGCGGCCGGACCGCTGACGGTGGCGGCGCTGGACCGCAGCGACGCGCACGTGATCGCCGGCGACGGCCAGGTCGACGTGGTCGACAACCAGATCAGCAGCGACACCGGCACCTTCAAGGTCCGCGCGGTGTTCCCCAACCCCGGCAATGCGCTGTGGCCGGGCCAGTTCGTCAACGTGCGGCTGACCCTGCGCACGCTGGACAACGGCGTGGTGGTGCCGACCCAGGCGGTGCAGCGCGGCCCCGACGGCGACTACGTGTACGTGGTGCAGGGCGACAACACGGTCAAGATGCAGACGGTCAAGCAGGGTGCGGAAGTGGGCGACAGCCAGGTGCAGTTGGCGCAGGGCCTGAAGGCCGGCGAGCGGGTGGTCACCGAGGGCCAGTTCCGGCTCAAGCCGGGCAGCAAGGTCGCCCCGCTGAAGCCGGGCGAGGCGCCACCGCAGCCGAGCGAGGCCGAGCTGAAGGCGGCCGAGAGCAAGCAGCAGCGCAAGGACGGCGGCGGCGGCCGGCGCGGCGGCGGACCGCGCTGA
- the queF gene encoding NADPH-dependent 7-cyano-7-deazaguanine reductase QueF (Catalyzes the NADPH-dependent reduction of 7-cyano-7-deazaguanine (preQ0) to 7-aminomethyl-7-deazaguanine (preQ1) in queuosine biosynthesis), translated as MNTPQDSSLGREVAYPSQYDPALLFPIPRAGGRAEIGLDTAPLPFFGLDRWHAYELGWLDAQGKPCVATATLQVPCTSPQLIESKSLKLYLNSLNAMRFNSAEAVRACIVTDLSARAGADVTMEFGLPPVDPLGEGESLDALDIAIDCYGPPRPQFLLAAADDIVEETLSSELLKSNCPVTGQPDWATLCVRYRGGRIDREGLLRYLISFREHAGFHEQCVEQIFHDLMTRCRPQSLQVEARYTRRGGLDINPWRATPDVAEPIAFHRDPRQ; from the coding sequence ATGAACACCCCCCAGGATTCCAGTCTCGGCCGCGAGGTCGCGTATCCCTCGCAGTACGATCCCGCGCTGCTGTTCCCGATTCCCCGTGCCGGCGGCCGCGCCGAGATCGGCCTGGACACCGCGCCGCTGCCGTTCTTCGGCCTCGACCGCTGGCATGCCTACGAACTGGGCTGGCTGGACGCGCAGGGCAAGCCCTGCGTGGCCACCGCCACCTTGCAGGTGCCATGCACCTCGCCGCAGCTGATCGAATCCAAGTCGCTCAAGCTCTATCTCAACTCGCTCAACGCGATGCGCTTCAACAGCGCCGAAGCGGTGCGCGCCTGCATCGTCACCGACCTGTCGGCGCGCGCCGGCGCCGACGTGACCATGGAGTTCGGCCTGCCGCCGGTGGACCCGCTGGGCGAGGGCGAGTCGCTGGACGCGCTGGACATCGCCATCGACTGCTACGGACCGCCACGCCCGCAGTTCCTGCTCGCCGCGGCCGACGACATCGTCGAGGAAACGTTGAGCAGCGAACTGCTCAAGTCCAATTGCCCGGTCACCGGCCAGCCGGACTGGGCGACGCTGTGCGTGCGCTATCGCGGCGGCCGCATCGACCGCGAAGGCCTGCTGCGCTACCTGATCAGCTTCCGCGAGCATGCCGGCTTCCACGAGCAGTGCGTGGAACAGATCTTCCACGATCTGATGACGCGTTGCCGCCCGCAGTCGCTGCAGGTCGAGGCGCGCTACACCCGCCGTGGCGGCCTGGACATCAATCCCTGGCGGGCCACGCCCGACGTGGCCGAGCCGATCGCCTTCCACCGCGATCCGCGCCAGTAG
- a CDS encoding efflux RND transporter permease subunit — translation MNISGPFIRRPIGTTLLAIGLFVIGMMCYLRLGVAALPNISIPVIFVQASQAGADASTMASTVTAPLERHLGQIPGIDTMRSSSSEGNSQVFMMFQSDRNIDSAAQDVQTAINSAQADLPSGLSTPRYQKANPNDDPVIAIALTSETQSADELYNVADSLLAQRIRQISGVASVDIGGASTPAVRVDVNLRALNAMGLTPDDLRNAVRAANVTSPTGFLSDGSSTTAIVANDSVAKAADFGQVVISQQDGRTVRLRDIANVYDGQQDAYQAAWFGGKPAVVMYVFTRAGANIVETVDRVKAQIPMLRGYLQPGTKMSAYFDRTPTIRASLNEVQATLLISLAMVVLTMALFLRRLAPTLIAAATVPLSLAGAALAMYVMGFTLNNLSLLALVIAIGFVVDDAIVVIENIMRHLDEGMSRLDAALAGAREIGFTIVSITASLVAVFIPILFASGMIGAFFREFTVTLVAAICVSAVVSLTLTPALCSRFLSAHAEPERPSRFGAWLERVHAGMLRVYTVALDFSLRHALLLALTPLLLIAATVFLAGAVKKGSFPAQDTGLIWGRASSSATVSFADMVKRQRRITDMLMSDPAVKIVGARLGSSRQGSSASFNIELKRRDEGRTETTAQVLTRLSAKADRYPDLQLRLRAIQDLPSDGGGGTSQGAQYRVSLQGNDNTQLQEWLPKLQAALKQNPKLRDVGTDVDTAGLRQNIVIDRAQAARLGVSIGAIDGALYGAFGQRQISTIYSDLNQYSVVVNALPEQTATPAALDRIYVPTRSGAMVPLTAVARQVPGLAPPQITHQNQYTTMDLSYNLAPGVSTGEGDAIIAATVAGLRMPGDIRIADGGGFGVALQPNSMLILVLAAIVVVYIVLGMLYESLVHPVTILSTLPAAGMGALLALWLTGTELSVISMIALVLLIGIVKKNAIMMIDFALVAERQHGKSPLEAVREACVVRFRPIMMTTMVAILAAVPLAVGLGEGSELRRPLGIAMIGGLLISQSLTLLSTPALYVIFSCLRERWRARRARKRERRQTRTAPQAATSH, via the coding sequence ATGAACATCTCCGGCCCCTTCATCCGCCGCCCGATCGGCACCACGCTGCTGGCCATCGGCCTGTTCGTGATCGGCATGATGTGCTACCTGCGCCTGGGCGTGGCGGCGCTGCCGAACATCTCGATCCCGGTGATCTTCGTGCAGGCCAGCCAGGCCGGCGCCGATGCCTCGACGATGGCGTCCACGGTCACCGCGCCGCTGGAACGGCACCTGGGCCAGATCCCCGGCATCGACACCATGCGTTCCTCCAGCTCGGAGGGGAACAGCCAGGTGTTCATGATGTTCCAGAGCGACCGCAACATCGATTCGGCGGCGCAGGACGTGCAGACCGCGATCAATTCCGCGCAGGCGGACCTGCCCTCGGGCCTGTCCACGCCGCGCTACCAGAAAGCCAATCCCAACGACGATCCGGTCATCGCCATCGCGCTGACCTCCGAGACCCAGTCGGCCGACGAGCTGTACAACGTCGCCGACTCGCTGCTGGCGCAACGCATCCGCCAGATCAGCGGCGTGGCCTCGGTCGACATCGGCGGCGCCTCCACCCCGGCGGTGCGGGTGGACGTGAACCTGCGCGCGCTCAACGCGATGGGGCTGACCCCGGACGACCTGCGCAATGCGGTGCGCGCGGCCAACGTGACCTCGCCCACCGGCTTCCTCAGCGACGGCAGCTCCACCACCGCGATCGTGGCCAACGATTCGGTGGCCAAGGCCGCCGACTTCGGCCAGGTGGTGATCTCGCAGCAGGACGGCCGCACCGTGCGCCTGCGCGACATCGCCAACGTCTACGACGGCCAGCAGGACGCCTACCAGGCGGCCTGGTTCGGCGGCAAACCGGCGGTGGTGATGTATGTGTTCACCCGCGCCGGGGCCAACATCGTGGAGACGGTGGACCGGGTCAAGGCGCAGATCCCGATGCTGCGCGGCTACCTGCAGCCGGGCACCAAGATGTCCGCCTACTTCGACCGCACCCCGACCATCCGCGCCTCGTTGAACGAGGTCCAGGCCACGCTGCTGATCAGCCTGGCGATGGTGGTGCTGACCATGGCGCTGTTCCTGCGCAGGCTGGCGCCGACGCTGATCGCCGCGGCCACCGTGCCGCTGTCGCTGGCCGGCGCGGCGCTGGCGATGTACGTCATGGGCTTTACCCTGAACAACCTGAGCCTGCTGGCGCTGGTGATCGCGATCGGCTTCGTCGTGGACGATGCGATCGTGGTGATCGAGAACATCATGCGCCACCTCGACGAAGGCATGTCGCGGCTGGACGCGGCGCTGGCCGGCGCGCGCGAGATCGGCTTCACCATCGTCTCGATCACCGCCTCGCTGGTGGCGGTGTTCATCCCGATCCTGTTCGCCAGCGGCATGATCGGCGCGTTCTTCCGCGAGTTCACCGTGACCCTGGTCGCGGCGATCTGCGTCTCGGCGGTGGTCTCGCTGACCCTGACCCCGGCGCTGTGCAGCCGCTTCCTGTCCGCACATGCCGAACCGGAGCGGCCGAGCCGCTTCGGCGCCTGGCTGGAGCGCGTGCACGCCGGCATGCTGCGCGTGTACACCGTGGCGCTGGACTTCTCGCTGCGCCACGCGCTGCTGCTGGCGCTGACCCCGCTGCTGCTGATCGCCGCCACCGTGTTCCTGGCCGGCGCGGTGAAGAAGGGCTCGTTCCCGGCGCAGGACACCGGCCTGATCTGGGGCCGCGCCAGTTCCAGCGCCACCGTGTCCTTCGCCGACATGGTCAAGCGCCAGCGCCGCATCACCGACATGCTGATGTCCGATCCGGCGGTGAAGATCGTCGGCGCACGCCTGGGCAGCAGTCGCCAGGGCTCCAGCGCCAGCTTCAACATCGAGCTCAAGCGCCGCGACGAGGGCCGCACCGAGACCACCGCGCAAGTGCTGACGCGGCTCAGCGCCAAGGCCGACCGCTACCCGGACCTGCAACTGCGCCTGCGCGCGATCCAGGACCTGCCCAGCGACGGCGGCGGCGGCACCAGCCAGGGCGCGCAATACCGCGTCTCGCTGCAGGGCAACGACAACACCCAGTTGCAGGAATGGCTGCCCAAGCTGCAGGCGGCGCTGAAACAGAATCCGAAACTGCGCGACGTCGGCACCGACGTGGACACCGCCGGCCTGCGTCAGAACATCGTCATCGACCGCGCGCAAGCCGCGCGCCTGGGCGTGTCGATCGGCGCGATCGACGGCGCGCTGTACGGCGCGTTCGGCCAGCGCCAGATCTCCACGATCTATTCGGACCTCAACCAGTACAGCGTGGTGGTCAACGCGCTGCCCGAACAGACCGCCACGCCGGCGGCGCTGGACCGGATCTACGTGCCCACGCGCAGCGGCGCGATGGTGCCGCTCACCGCGGTCGCGCGCCAGGTGCCGGGCCTGGCGCCACCGCAGATCACCCATCAGAACCAGTACACGACGATGGACCTGAGCTACAACCTGGCGCCCGGGGTCAGCACCGGCGAGGGCGATGCGATCATCGCCGCCACCGTCGCCGGCCTGCGCATGCCCGGCGACATCCGCATCGCCGACGGCGGCGGCTTCGGCGTGGCGCTGCAGCCGAACTCGATGCTGATCCTGGTGCTGGCGGCGATCGTGGTGGTCTACATCGTGCTGGGCATGCTGTACGAGAGCCTGGTGCACCCGGTGACGATCCTGTCCACGCTGCCGGCCGCGGGCATGGGCGCGTTGCTGGCGCTGTGGCTCACCGGCACCGAACTGTCGGTGATCTCGATGATCGCGCTGGTGCTGCTGATCGGCATCGTCAAGAAGAACGCGATCATGATGATCGACTTCGCGCTGGTCGCCGAGCGCCAGCACGGCAAGTCGCCGCTGGAGGCGGTGCGCGAGGCGTGCGTGGTGCGCTTCCGCCCGATCATGATGACCACGATGGTGGCGATCCTGGCGGCGGTGCCGCTGGCGGTCGGCCTGGGCGAAGGCTCGGAGCTGCGCCGCCCGCTGGGCATCGCGATGATCGGCGGCCTGCTGATCTCGCAGAGCCTGACCCTGCTCAGCACCCCGGCGCTGTACGTGATCTTCTCGTGCCTGCGCGAGCGCTGGCGCGCGCGGCGGGCACGCAAGCGCGAGCGGCGCCAGACGCGTACCGCACCGCAGGCGGCTACATCGCACTAG
- a CDS encoding LysM peptidoglycan-binding domain-containing protein, giving the protein MNSDKRADFSAVTAKVDTTADITPKADFSAVQAHVDTTAEQVQQVYVVKSGDSLSKIAKLHYGDGNAWTRIFEANRDVLDDPDKIYPGQTLKLPARA; this is encoded by the coding sequence ATGAACAGCGACAAGCGCGCCGATTTTTCGGCAGTCACCGCCAAAGTGGATACCACTGCGGACATCACGCCGAAGGCGGATTTCTCCGCAGTGCAGGCGCACGTGGACACCACCGCCGAACAGGTGCAGCAGGTCTACGTGGTCAAGTCGGGCGATTCGCTATCCAAGATCGCCAAGCTGCACTACGGCGACGGCAACGCCTGGACCCGCATCTTCGAAGCCAACCGCGACGTGCTCGACGACCCGGACAAGATCTATCCGGGGCAGACGCTGAAGCTGCCCGCTCGCGCCTGA
- a CDS encoding efflux RND transporter permease subunit, with amino-acid sequence MGFSTIFIRRPIATTLLMAGVLLLGILGYRQLPVSALPEIDSPSLVVTTQYPGANASTMASLVTTPLERQLGQISGLQMMTSDSSAGLSTIILQFAMDRDIDIAAQDVQAAIRQSTLPSSLPYQPVYNRVNPADAAIITLKLSSETLPLRDVNNYADSILAQRLSQVPGVGLVSIAGNVRPAVRIQVNPAQLSNMGLTMEALRSALTETNVNAPKGSLNGKTQSYSIGTNDQLSSAADYRDTVISYKNGAPVRLSDVAQVVDGVENDQLAAWADGKPAVLLEIRRQPGANIVQTVEQIRTILPQLQAVLPSGVHLDVFSDRTETIRASVHEVKFTLILTIGLVVAVIFVFLRRLWATIIPSVAVPLSLAGTFAVMAFADMSLDNLSLMALVVATGFVVDDAIVMIENIVRYIEQGKSGPEAAEIGAKQIGFTVLSLTVSLVAVFLPLLLMPGVTGRLFHEFAWVLSIAVTISMLVSLTLTPMMCAYLLKPDALPEGEDAHERAAAAGKTTVWTRTVALYERSLDWVLAHQPLTLAIALATMVLTVVLYVVIPKGLLPEQDTGLITGVVQADQNVAFPQMQQRTQAVAEALRRDPAVTGVAAFIGAGSMNPTLNQGQLSIVLKTRGDRDSLEEVLPRLQKAVAGLPGVALYLKPVQDVTLDTRVAATEYQYSLSDVDSAELATQAARLTEALRKRPELADVDNNLANQGRALELTVDRDKASALGVPMQTIDDTLYDAFGQRQISTIFTQLNQYRVVLEVAPQFRNSTALLHQLAVTSNGSGALTASNATSFGQTTSSNSSTATGIGNQNTGIAVGSGGTVPLAAVAEARIATTPLVVSHQQQLPAITVSFNLAPGYSLSQAVAAIEETNEQLQLPPQLHAEFIGKAAEYTGSQTDIVWLLLASVVLIYIVLGVLYESYIHPLTIISTLPPAGVGALLALMLCGLSLSVDGIVGIVLLIGIVKKNAIMMIDFAIDARREGANAHDAIRRACLLRFRPIMMTTAAAMLGALPLALGDGIGSELRRPLGIAIVGGLLLSQLVTLYTTPVIYLYMERASERMRAYRERRAARREAAVAAAERPA; translated from the coding sequence GTGGGCTTTTCGACGATCTTCATCCGCCGCCCGATCGCCACCACCTTGCTGATGGCAGGCGTGCTGTTGCTCGGCATCCTCGGCTACCGGCAGCTGCCGGTGTCGGCGCTGCCGGAGATCGACTCGCCCAGCCTGGTGGTGACCACCCAGTACCCCGGCGCCAACGCCAGCACCATGGCTTCGCTGGTGACCACGCCGCTGGAGCGGCAGCTGGGACAGATTTCCGGGTTGCAGATGATGACCTCCGATTCGTCGGCGGGCCTGTCCACGATCATCCTGCAGTTCGCGATGGACCGCGACATCGACATCGCCGCGCAGGACGTGCAGGCGGCGATCCGCCAGTCCACCCTGCCCTCGTCGCTGCCCTACCAGCCGGTCTACAACCGGGTGAACCCGGCCGATGCGGCGATCATCACCCTCAAGCTCAGCTCCGAGACGCTGCCGCTGCGCGACGTCAACAACTACGCCGACTCGATCCTGGCGCAGCGCCTGTCGCAGGTGCCGGGCGTGGGCCTGGTGTCGATCGCCGGCAACGTGCGCCCGGCCGTGCGCATCCAGGTCAACCCGGCGCAGCTGTCGAACATGGGCCTGACCATGGAGGCGCTGCGCAGCGCGCTGACCGAGACCAACGTCAACGCGCCGAAGGGCTCGCTCAACGGCAAGACCCAGTCCTACAGCATCGGCACCAACGACCAGCTGTCCAGCGCCGCCGACTACCGCGACACCGTCATCAGCTACAAGAACGGCGCGCCGGTGCGGCTGTCGGACGTGGCACAGGTGGTGGACGGAGTGGAGAACGACCAGCTCGCGGCCTGGGCTGACGGCAAGCCGGCGGTGCTGCTGGAGATCCGCCGCCAGCCCGGCGCCAACATCGTGCAGACGGTGGAACAGATCCGCACGATCCTGCCGCAACTGCAGGCGGTGTTGCCCAGCGGCGTGCACCTGGACGTGTTCTCCGACCGCACCGAGACCATCCGCGCCTCGGTGCACGAGGTCAAGTTCACCCTGATCCTGACCATCGGCCTGGTGGTCGCGGTGATCTTCGTGTTCCTGCGCCGCCTGTGGGCCACGATCATCCCGTCGGTGGCGGTGCCGCTGTCGCTGGCCGGCACCTTCGCGGTGATGGCCTTCGCCGACATGTCGCTGGACAACCTGTCGCTGATGGCGCTGGTGGTGGCCACCGGCTTCGTGGTCGACGATGCGATCGTGATGATCGAGAACATCGTGCGCTACATCGAACAGGGCAAGAGCGGACCGGAGGCGGCGGAGATCGGCGCCAAGCAGATCGGCTTCACCGTGCTGTCGCTGACCGTGTCGCTGGTGGCGGTATTCCTGCCGCTGCTGCTGATGCCGGGCGTCACCGGACGCCTGTTCCACGAGTTCGCCTGGGTGCTGTCGATCGCGGTGACGATCTCGATGCTGGTGTCGCTGACGCTGACGCCGATGATGTGCGCCTACCTGCTCAAGCCCGACGCGCTGCCCGAAGGCGAGGACGCGCACGAGCGCGCGGCCGCGGCCGGCAAGACCACCGTGTGGACGCGCACCGTGGCGCTGTACGAGCGCTCGCTGGACTGGGTGCTCGCCCACCAGCCGCTGACCCTGGCGATCGCGCTGGCGACGATGGTGCTGACCGTGGTGCTGTACGTGGTGATCCCCAAGGGCCTGCTGCCCGAGCAGGACACCGGGCTGATCACCGGCGTGGTCCAGGCCGACCAGAACGTGGCGTTCCCGCAGATGCAGCAGCGCACCCAGGCGGTGGCCGAGGCGCTGCGCCGGGATCCGGCGGTGACCGGCGTGGCCGCCTTCATCGGCGCCGGCTCGATGAATCCCACCCTCAACCAGGGCCAGCTGAGCATCGTGCTGAAGACCCGCGGCGACCGCGACAGCCTGGAGGAGGTGCTGCCGCGGCTGCAGAAGGCGGTGGCCGGGTTGCCCGGCGTGGCGCTGTACCTGAAGCCGGTGCAGGACGTGACCCTGGACACGCGCGTGGCCGCGACCGAATACCAGTACTCGCTGTCGGACGTGGACAGCGCCGAACTGGCGACCCAGGCCGCGCGCCTGACCGAGGCGCTGCGCAAGCGTCCGGAACTGGCCGACGTGGACAACAACCTGGCCAACCAAGGCCGTGCGCTGGAGCTGACTGTCGACCGCGACAAGGCCAGCGCGCTGGGCGTGCCGATGCAGACCATCGACGACACCCTGTACGACGCCTTCGGCCAGCGCCAGATCTCCACCATCTTCACCCAGCTCAACCAGTACCGCGTGGTGCTGGAAGTAGCGCCGCAGTTCCGCAACAGCACCGCGCTGCTGCACCAGCTGGCGGTGACCAGCAACGGCAGCGGCGCGCTGACCGCCAGCAACGCCACCAGCTTCGGCCAGACCACTTCCAGCAACTCGTCCACCGCCACCGGCATCGGCAACCAGAACACCGGCATCGCCGTCGGCAGCGGCGGCACCGTGCCGCTGGCCGCAGTGGCCGAGGCCAGGATCGCGACCACGCCGCTGGTGGTCAGCCACCAGCAGCAGCTGCCGGCGATCACCGTCTCGTTCAACCTGGCGCCGGGCTACTCGCTGTCGCAGGCGGTGGCGGCGATCGAGGAGACCAACGAGCAACTGCAGCTGCCGCCGCAGCTGCATGCCGAATTCATCGGCAAGGCCGCCGAATACACCGGCAGCCAGACCGACATCGTGTGGCTGCTGCTGGCCTCGGTGGTGTTGATCTACATCGTGCTCGGCGTGCTCTACGAGAGCTACATCCATCCGCTGACGATCATCTCCACGCTGCCGCCGGCCGGCGTCGGCGCGCTGCTGGCGTTGATGCTGTGCGGGCTGAGCCTGTCGGTGGACGGCATCGTCGGCATCGTGCTGCTGATCGGCATCGTCAAGAAGAACGCGATCATGATGATCGACTTCGCGATCGACGCGCGCCGCGAGGGCGCCAACGCGCACGATGCGATCCGCCGCGCCTGTTTGCTGCGCTTCCGCCCGATCATGATGACCACCGCCGCGGCGATGCTCGGCGCGCTGCCGCTGGCGCTGGGCGACGGCATCGGCTCGGAACTGCGGCGCCCGCTGGGCATCGCCATCGTCGGCGGCCTGCTGCTGTCGCAGCTGGTCACCCTGTACACCACCCCGGTGATCTACCTGTACATGGAGCGCGCCTCCGAGCGGATGCGTGCCTACCGCGAACGCCGCGCGGCGCGGCGCGAGGCGGCAGTGGCGGCGGCGGAGCGGCCAGCGTGA
- a CDS encoding M20 family metallopeptidase yields MPRLSRLLSALLLAVPALACAQSAERPEVAAAAAKLQAKVVEWRRDFHQHPELSNREERTSAKVAERLRALGLKPQTGIAHHGVVAIIKGALPGPKIALRADMDALPVTEQTGLAFASKATGEYRGETVGVMHACGHDAHTSILLGVAEALVAMRAQLPGEVMLVFQPSEEGAPGNEEGGASLMLKEGLFRDFKPDAMFGLHVFSSVQAGKIAVRGGPLMAASDRFSIKVIGRQTHGSAPWNGIDPIVASADLIGAAQTVVSRRANISRQPAVLSFGAIKGGIRYNIIPDDVEMVGTIRTFDEGMRQQIFADLKTVAEHTAAAHGARAEAHVPDQDGNPATVNDPALTAKMLPSLQAVVGADNVYEPPLQMGAEDFSFYAQQVPSMFFFVGATGPGIDPATAPSNHSPQFLLDESALDVGLRALLQVSLDYLGVKR; encoded by the coding sequence ATGCCGCGCCTGTCCCGCCTGCTGTCCGCCCTGCTGCTCGCCGTCCCCGCGCTGGCCTGCGCCCAGTCCGCCGAACGCCCGGAAGTGGCGGCCGCGGCAGCCAAGCTGCAGGCCAAGGTGGTCGAGTGGCGGCGCGACTTCCACCAGCACCCCGAACTGTCCAACCGCGAAGAGCGCACTTCTGCCAAGGTCGCCGAGCGGCTGCGCGCGCTGGGCCTGAAGCCGCAGACCGGGATCGCTCACCACGGCGTGGTGGCGATCATCAAGGGCGCCCTGCCGGGGCCCAAGATCGCCCTGCGCGCGGACATGGACGCGCTGCCGGTGACCGAGCAGACCGGCCTGGCGTTCGCCTCCAAGGCCACCGGCGAGTACCGCGGCGAGACCGTCGGGGTCATGCACGCCTGCGGCCACGACGCCCACACCAGCATCCTGCTGGGCGTGGCCGAAGCGCTGGTGGCGATGCGCGCGCAGCTGCCGGGCGAGGTGATGCTGGTGTTCCAGCCCTCCGAGGAGGGCGCGCCGGGCAATGAGGAGGGCGGCGCCTCGCTGATGCTGAAGGAAGGCCTGTTCCGCGACTTCAAGCCCGACGCGATGTTCGGCCTGCACGTGTTCTCCAGCGTGCAGGCGGGCAAGATCGCGGTGCGCGGCGGCCCGCTGATGGCCGCCTCGGACCGCTTCAGCATCAAGGTGATCGGCCGCCAGACCCACGGCTCGGCGCCGTGGAACGGGATCGACCCGATCGTGGCCAGCGCCGACCTGATCGGCGCGGCGCAGACCGTGGTCAGCCGCCGCGCCAACATTTCCAGGCAGCCGGCGGTGCTCAGCTTCGGCGCGATCAAGGGCGGCATCCGCTACAACATCATTCCCGACGACGTGGAGATGGTCGGCACCATCCGCACCTTCGACGAAGGCATGCGCCAGCAGATCTTCGCCGACCTGAAGACCGTCGCCGAGCACACCGCCGCCGCGCACGGCGCCAGGGCCGAGGCGCACGTGCCCGACCAGGACGGCAACCCGGCCACGGTCAACGACCCGGCGCTGACCGCGAAGATGCTGCCCAGCCTGCAGGCGGTGGTCGGTGCCGACAACGTCTACGAGCCGCCGCTGCAGATGGGCGCGGAAGATTTCTCGTTCTACGCGCAGCAGGTGCCGTCGATGTTCTTCTTCGTCGGCGCCACCGGCCCCGGCATCGATCCGGCGACCGCACCGAGCAACCACTCGCCGCAGTTCCTGCTCGACGAATCGGCGCTGGATGTGGGCCTGCGCGCGCTGCTGCAGGTGTCCTTGGACTATCTGGGTGTGAAGCGGTGA